The following proteins are co-located in the Escherichia fergusonii ATCC 35469 genome:
- the bcsA gene encoding UDP-forming cellulose synthase catalytic subunit, with translation MSILSRWLLIPPVNARLVERYRDYRRHGASSFSAALACFWVILAWIFIPLEHPRWQLIRAEHKTLYPHINASRPRPLDPLRYTIQTLWLMASSSRTPRQKTRWQGFSHLKGLRERYHQWMDNLPERFSHNTQHLDEKKELGHLSPGARRFILGIIVTFSLILALICITQPFNPLSQFIFLMLLWGVALMVRRMPGRFSALMLIVLSLTVSCRYIWWRYTSTLNWDDPVSLVCGLILLFAETYAWIVLVLGYFQVVWPLNRQPVPLPKDMSLWPSVDIFVPTYNEDLNVVKNTIYASLGIDWPKDKLNIWILDDGGREEFRQFAQNVGVKYIARTTHEHAKAGNINNALKYAKGEFVSIFDCDHVPTRSFLQMTMGWFLKEKQLAMMQTPHHFFSPDPFERNLGRFRKTPNEGTLFYGLVQDGNDMWDATFFCGSCAVIRRKPLDEIGGIAVETVTEDAHTSLRLHRRGYTSAYMRIPQAAGLATESLSAHIGQRIRWARGMVQIFRLDNPLTGKGLKFAQRLCYVNAMFHFLSGIPRLIFLTAPLAFLLLHAYIIYAPALMIALFVLPHMIHASLTNSKIQGKYRHSFWSEIYETVLAWYIAPPTLVALINPHKGKFNVTAKGGLVEEEYVDWVISRPYIFLVLLNLVGIAVGIWRYFYGPPTEMLTVIVSMVWVFYNLIILGGAVAVSVESKQVRRSHRVEMTMPGAIAREDGHLFSCTVHDFSDGGLGIKINGQAQVLEGQKVNLLLKRGQQEYVFPTQVARVIGNEVGLQLMPLTTQQHIDFVQCTFARADTWALWQDSYPEDKPLESLLDILKLGFRGYRHLAEFAPSSVKGIFRALTSLVSWVVSFIPRRPARSETVQPSDQALAQQ, from the coding sequence ATGAGTATCCTGTCCCGGTGGTTGCTAATCCCGCCGGTCAACGCACGTCTGGTTGAGCGTTATCGGGATTATCGCCGACATGGCGCTTCTTCCTTTAGCGCGGCACTTGCCTGCTTCTGGGTTATTCTGGCGTGGATTTTTATTCCACTGGAACATCCGCGCTGGCAACTGATCCGCGCTGAGCACAAAACGCTTTATCCTCACATTAATGCTTCGCGTCCGAGACCATTAGATCCACTGCGTTATACCATTCAGACGTTGTGGTTGATGGCCAGTTCATCGCGTACTCCACGCCAGAAAACACGCTGGCAAGGTTTCTCGCATCTGAAAGGTTTACGTGAACGCTATCATCAGTGGATGGATAATTTACCTGAACGTTTCAGTCATAACACGCAACATCTTGATGAGAAAAAAGAACTGGGGCATCTGAGCCCTGGTGCGCGGCGTTTTATTCTTGGAATAATCGTCACCTTCTCGCTGATTCTGGCACTGATTTGCATCACCCAGCCGTTTAACCCGCTGTCGCAGTTTATCTTCCTGATGCTGCTATGGGGCGTAGCGCTGATGGTTCGACGTATGCCAGGGCGTTTCTCGGCGCTGATGCTGATTGTGCTGTCGCTGACCGTCTCTTGTCGTTATATCTGGTGGCGCTACACTTCGACGTTGAACTGGGATGATCCGGTCAGCCTGGTGTGCGGGCTTATTCTACTGTTCGCTGAAACGTACGCATGGATTGTGCTGGTGCTCGGCTACTTCCAGGTGGTATGGCCGCTGAATCGTCAGCCAGTACCACTGCCGAAAGATATGTCGCTATGGCCGTCGGTGGATATCTTTGTCCCGACTTACAACGAAGATCTTAACGTGGTGAAAAATACGATTTACGCCTCGCTGGGTATCGACTGGCCGAAAGACAAGCTGAACATCTGGATCCTTGATGACGGCGGCAGGGAAGAGTTTCGCCAGTTTGCGCAAAACGTGGGGGTGAAATATATCGCCCGTACCACTCATGAACATGCGAAAGCGGGCAACATCAACAATGCGCTGAAATATGCCAAAGGCGAGTTCGTGTCGATTTTCGACTGCGACCACGTGCCGACGCGCTCATTCCTGCAAATGACCATGGGCTGGTTCCTGAAAGAAAAACAACTGGCGATGATGCAGACGCCGCATCACTTCTTCTCGCCGGACCCGTTTGAACGTAACCTGGGGCGTTTTCGTAAAACGCCGAACGAAGGCACGCTGTTTTATGGGCTGGTGCAGGATGGCAACGATATGTGGGATGCCACTTTCTTCTGCGGTTCCTGTGCGGTGATTCGCCGTAAGCCGCTGGATGAGATTGGCGGCATTGCTGTCGAAACCGTGACCGAAGATGCGCACACCTCTCTGCGTCTGCACCGTCGCGGCTACACCTCTGCATATATGCGTATTCCGCAGGCGGCAGGGCTGGCGACCGAAAGTCTGTCGGCGCATATCGGTCAGCGTATTCGCTGGGCGCGAGGGATGGTGCAAATCTTCCGTCTCGATAACCCGCTTACCGGTAAAGGGCTGAAATTCGCCCAGCGACTGTGCTACGTCAACGCCATGTTCCATTTCTTGTCGGGCATTCCACGGCTTATCTTTCTGACTGCGCCGCTGGCTTTCCTGCTACTTCATGCCTACATCATCTACGCGCCAGCGTTGATGATCGCTCTGTTTGTGCTGCCGCATATGATTCACGCCAGCCTGACCAACTCGAAGATTCAGGGCAAATATCGCCACTCCTTCTGGAGTGAAATCTACGAAACGGTACTGGCGTGGTATATCGCGCCACCGACGTTGGTAGCGCTGATTAACCCACATAAAGGCAAATTTAACGTCACCGCCAAAGGTGGACTGGTGGAAGAAGAGTACGTCGACTGGGTGATCTCACGACCCTATATTTTCCTGGTACTGCTCAACCTGGTTGGGATTGCGGTCGGTATCTGGCGTTACTTCTACGGCCCTCCGACTGAAATGCTCACTGTCATCGTCAGTATGGTGTGGGTGTTCTACAACCTGATTATTCTCGGTGGTGCGGTAGCGGTATCGGTAGAAAGTAAACAGGTACGTCGTTCGCACCGTGTAGAAATGACCATGCCGGGAGCGATAGCGCGGGAAGATGGTCATCTTTTCTCATGCACCGTTCACGACTTCTCTGACGGTGGGCTAGGGATCAAGATCAACGGTCAGGCGCAGGTTCTGGAAGGGCAGAAGGTGAATCTGCTGCTTAAACGTGGTCAGCAAGAGTACGTCTTTCCGACGCAAGTCGCACGCGTGATCGGCAACGAAGTTGGGCTGCAATTAATGCCACTGACCACCCAGCAACATATTGATTTTGTACAGTGTACGTTTGCCCGTGCGGATACATGGGCACTCTGGCAGGACAGCTACCCGGAAGATAAACCGCTGGAAAGTCTGCTGGATATTCTGAAGCTCGGCTTCCGTGGCTACCGCCATCTGGCGGAGTTTGCGCCTTCTTCGGTGAAGGGCATTTTCCGTGCGCTGACTTCTCTGGTTTCCTGGGTTGTTTCGTTTATTCCGCGCCGCCCGGCGCGGAGCGAAACGGTACAACCATCGGATCAGGCTTTGGCTCAACAATGA
- the bcsB gene encoding cellulose biosynthesis cyclic di-GMP-binding regulatory protein BcsB: protein MKRKLFWICAVAMGMSAFPSFMTQAMPATQPLINAEPAVPAQAEQNPQVGQVMPGVQGADTPIVAQNGPSRDVKLSFAQIAPPPGSMVLRGINPNGSIEFGMRSDEVVTKAMLNLEYTPSPSLLPVQSQLKVYLNDELMGVLPVTKEQLGKKTLAQIPINPLFITDFNRVRLEFVGHYQDVCENPASTTLWLDVGRSSGLDLTYQTLNVKNDLSHFPVPFFDPRDNRTNTLPMVFAGAPDTGLQQASAIVASWFGSRSGWRGQNFPVLYNQLPDRNAIVFATNDKRPDFLRDHPAVKAPVIEMINHPQNPYVKLLVVFGRDDKDLLQAAKGIAQGNILFRGESVVVNEVKPLLPRKPYDAPNWVRTDRPVTFGELKTYEEQLQSSGLEPAAINVSLNLPPDLYLMRSTGIDMDINYRYTMPPVKDSSRMDISLNNQFLQSFNLSSKQEANRLLLRIPVLQGLLDGKTDVSIPALKLGATNQLRFDFEYMNPMPGGSVDNCITFQPVQNHVVIGDDSTIDFSKYYHFIPMPDLRAFANAGFPFSRMADLSQTITVMPKTPNEAQMETLLNTVGFIGAQTGFPAINLTVTDDGSTIQGKDADIMIVGGIPDKLKDDKQIDLLVQATESWVKTPMRQTPFPGIVPDESDRAAETQSTLTSSGAMAAVIGFQSPYNDQRSVIALLADSPRGYEMLNDAVNDSGKRATMFGSVAVIRESGVNSLRVGDVYYVGHLPWFERLWYALANHPILLAVLAAISVVLLAWVLWRLLRIISRRRLNPDHE from the coding sequence ATGAAAAGAAAACTATTCTGGATTTGTGCAGTGGCTATGGGAATGAGTGCGTTCCCCTCTTTCATGACGCAGGCGATGCCAGCAACGCAACCACTGATCAATGCTGAGCCAGCTGTACCCGCCCAGGCGGAGCAAAATCCGCAGGTAGGGCAGGTGATGCCAGGTGTGCAGGGAGCGGATACCCCCATCGTGGCGCAGAACGGCCCGTCGCGCGATGTCAAATTGTCGTTCGCGCAAATAGCACCGCCACCGGGTAGCATGGTGCTACGTGGTATCAACCCGAACGGCAGCATTGAGTTTGGTATGCGCAGCGATGAAGTAGTAACGAAAGCGATGCTTAACCTCGAATACACGCCATCGCCATCGTTACTGCCTGTCCAGTCACAGTTAAAAGTTTATCTCAATGATGAACTGATGGGCGTGCTGCCAGTGACCAAAGAACAGCTGGGTAAAAAGACGCTTGCGCAAATACCCATTAACCCTCTGTTTATTACCGACTTCAACCGTGTGCGGCTGGAGTTTGTCGGCCATTATCAGGACGTATGCGAAAACCCGGCCAGCACCACGCTTTGGCTGGATGTTGGACGTAGCAGTGGACTGGATCTGACCTATCAGACCCTGAATGTGAAGAATGACCTGTCACACTTCCCGGTGCCATTCTTTGACCCGCGTGATAACCGCACCAATACCTTACCGATGGTCTTTGCGGGTGCGCCAGATACTGGATTGCAACAAGCATCAGCTATTGTCGCCTCGTGGTTTGGTTCGCGTTCTGGTTGGCGTGGACAGAACTTCCCGGTGCTCTATAACCAACTGCCGGATCGCAATGCCATTGTTTTTGCCACTAATGACAAACGCCCGGACTTCCTGCGCGATCATCCGGCGGTAAAAGCCCCGGTGATTGAGATGATTAACCATCCGCAGAATCCTTACGTCAAACTGCTGGTGGTGTTTGGTCGTGACGACAAAGACCTGTTGCAGGCAGCGAAAGGTATCGCTCAGGGTAACATTCTGTTCCGTGGTGAAAGCGTGGTAGTGAATGAAGTGAAACCGCTGCTACCGCGTAAGCCGTACGATGCGCCGAACTGGGTGCGTACCGATCGTCCGGTCACCTTTGGTGAACTGAAAACCTATGAAGAACAGTTACAATCCAGCGGTCTTGAGCCAGCAGCGATTAATGTTTCGCTAAACCTGCCGCCGGATCTCTACCTGATGCGCAGTACCGGCATTGATATGGATATTAATTACCGCTATACCATGCCGCCGGTGAAAGACAGCTCGCGGATGGATATCAGCCTGAATAACCAGTTCCTGCAATCCTTCAACCTGAGCAGCAAACAGGAGGCGAACCGCCTGCTGCTGCGTATTCCGGTATTACAAGGTCTGCTGGATGGCAAAACGGATGTCTCTATTCCGGCGCTGAAACTGGGCGCGACCAACCAGCTGCGCTTCGACTTTGAGTATATGAACCCGATGCCGGGCGGTTCGGTGGATAACTGCATTACCTTCCAGCCGGTGCAGAATCATGTGGTGATTGGTGATGACTCCACCATCGACTTCTCGAAGTATTACCACTTCATCCCGATGCCGGATCTGCGCGCCTTTGCTAACGCGGGCTTCCCGTTCAGCCGGATGGCGGATCTGTCGCAAACCATCACCGTGATGCCGAAAACGCCAAACGAAGCACAGATGGAAACCTTGCTGAATACTGTTGGTTTTATCGGCGCACAGACGGGCTTCCCGGCGATTAACCTGACGGTGACCGATGATGGCAGCACCATTCAGGGCAAAGATGCCGACATCATGATCGTCGGTGGTATCCCGGACAAATTAAAAGACGACAAGCAGATCGACCTGTTGGTGCAGGCTACCGAAAGCTGGGTGAAAACGCCGATGCGCCAGACCCCGTTCCCCGGCATTGTGCCGGACGAGAGTGATCGCGCGGCAGAAACCCAGTCAACGCTGACTTCTTCTGGTGCGATGGCGGCGGTGATTGGCTTCCAGTCGCCGTATAACGACCAGCGCAGCGTGATTGCGCTACTGGCAGACAGCCCACGCGGTTATGAAATGCTTAACGATGCGGTGAACGATAGCGGCAAACGCGCCACCATGTTTGGTTCGGTAGCGGTGATTCGTGAATCTGGTGTGAACAGCCTGCGTGTTGGCGACGTCTATTACGTTGGTCATCTGCCGTGGTTCGAACGCTTATGGTATGCGCTGGCAAATCATCCGATTCTGCTGGCGGTGCTGGCGGCAATCAGCGTCGTGTTGCTGGCCTGGGTACTGTGGCGTTTGCTGCGTATTATCAGCCGTCGTCGTCTTAACCCGGATCATGAGTAA
- the bcsE gene encoding cellulose biosynthesis c-di-GMP-binding protein BcsE yields the protein MNPVFSIGISSLWDELRHMPTGGVWWVNTDRIEDAISLANQTIVSQTETAKVAAISMGSEPQKLFKLEESQGPEKIKLFSMPNSERGLYFMPRDLLCSVDPHNYLFILVCANNAWQNIPAERLRLWLEKMNKWSRFHQCSLLIFNPGNNNDKQFSLLMEEYRSLYGLASLRFLGDQHLLDIAYWCNEKGVSARQQLTVEHKNGKWELAQQEEAAIQPRSDEKTILSNVAVLEGAPPLSEHWKVFDNNEALFNEARTAQAATVVFSLQQNSQIEPLARSIHTLRRQRGSAMKILVRENIASLRATDERLLLGCGANMVIPWNAPLSRCLTMIESVQGQQFSRYVPEDITTLLSMTQPLKLRGFQKWDVFCEAVNNMMNNTLLPAHGKGVLVALRPVPGIRVEQALTLCRPNRTGDIMTIGGNRLVLFLSFCRVNDLDTALNHIFPLPTGDIFSNRMVWFEDDQITAELVQMRLLAPEQWGTPLPLTQTSSPVINAEHDGRNWRRIPEPMRLLDDTVEQSS from the coding sequence GTGAACCCCGTATTCTCTATAGGTATCTCATCTTTATGGGATGAACTACGCCATATGCCAACCGGCGGTGTCTGGTGGGTGAATACTGATCGCATTGAAGATGCCATCAGCCTGGCGAATCAAACGATTGTTTCTCAGACAGAAACCGCGAAAGTCGCGGCCATTAGCATGGGTAGCGAACCACAGAAATTATTCAAATTAGAAGAATCTCAAGGCCCGGAAAAAATAAAATTATTTTCCATGCCAAATTCAGAAAGGGGGCTATACTTTATGCCCCGCGATTTACTTTGTTCTGTTGATCCTCACAATTACCTTTTTATTCTTGTTTGCGCAAATAATGCCTGGCAAAACATTCCCGCAGAGCGTCTGAGGCTTTGGCTGGAGAAAATGAATAAATGGAGCAGATTCCATCAATGTTCACTTTTAATCTTTAACCCCGGAAATAATAACGATAAACAATTTTCACTGCTGATGGAGGAGTATCGCTCCCTTTACGGCCTCGCCAGTTTACGTTTTCTGGGCGATCAGCATCTGCTGGATATTGCTTATTGGTGTAATGAAAAAGGCGTGAGCGCCCGCCAGCAACTTACCGTTGAACACAAAAATGGTAAGTGGGAACTTGCGCAACAAGAAGAAGCAGCGATTCAACCGCGTAGCGATGAAAAGACTATTCTCAGTAATGTCGCAGTGCTGGAGGGTGCGCCACCGTTATCCGAGCACTGGAAAGTGTTCGACAACAACGAAGCCCTGTTTAACGAAGCGCGTACCGCGCAGGCCGCCACAGTTGTTTTCTCTCTACAGCAAAACAGTCAAATTGAACCGCTGGCACGTAGCATCCATACCCTTCGTCGCCAACGCGGCAGCGCCATGAAGATTCTCGTACGGGAGAATATCGCCAGTCTGCGAGCCACTGATGAACGTCTGTTACTTGGCTGTGGCGCTAATATGGTGATTCCGTGGAATGCCCCTCTTTCGCGCTGCCTGACAATGATCGAAAGCGTTCAGGGCCAGCAATTCAGTCGCTATGTACCCGAAGATATCACTACGTTGTTGTCGATGACGCAACCGCTGAAACTGCGTGGTTTTCAGAAGTGGGATGTGTTCTGCGAGGCGGTCAATAACATGATGAACAATACGTTGCTGCCAGCCCATGGCAAAGGCGTGCTGGTGGCTCTGCGTCCGGTACCGGGAATTCGTGTTGAGCAAGCGCTGACACTATGCCGTCCGAATCGTACTGGCGATATTATGACGATTGGTGGTAACCGACTGGTACTATTTTTATCGTTCTGTCGGGTCAATGACCTCGATACGGCCCTGAATCATATTTTCCCGCTACCTACGGGCGACATTTTCTCTAACCGTATGGTCTGGTTTGAAGATGACCAGATCACAGCCGAGCTGGTACAAATGCGGCTTCTGGCACCGGA
- the bcsR gene encoding cellulose biosynthesis protein BcsR: MNNNEPDALPDSALGYTFQNDFLALSKAFSLPEIDYADISQREQLAAALKRWPLLAEFAQQK, translated from the coding sequence ATGAATAACAACGAACCGGATGCTCTGCCTGATTCCGCATTAGGCTACACCTTTCAAAATGATTTTCTGGCGCTAAGTAAGGCTTTTTCTCTGCCAGAAATTGATTACGCCGATATCTCCCAACGGGAACAGTTGGCGGCGGCATTAAAGCGTTGGCCTTTGTTGGCTGAATTTGCGCAACAAAAGTAG
- the bcsQ gene encoding cellulose biosynthesis protein BcsQ gives MAVLGLQGVRGGVGTTSITAALAWSLQTLGENVLVIDASPDNLLRLLFNVDFAHRNGWARALLDGQDWRDAGLRYTSQLHLLPYGQLSAEERETSQAWQERLGGIIAGLQQIKESGRYSWILLDLPDDASPLTRQLVHLCNHTLAIVNVDTNCHIRLHQQQLPTGTHILINDFRVGSQIQDDLYQVWLQSQRRLLPMVIHRDEAMAECMAAKQPIGEYRSDSLAAEEIMTLANWCLLHYSGLKTAGQQTPVGSVS, from the coding sequence ATGGCCGTACTGGGATTACAGGGGGTGCGGGGAGGTGTTGGCACCACATCCATCACCGCGGCGTTAGCCTGGTCGTTACAGACACTCGGGGAAAATGTACTGGTTATTGATGCCAGCCCTGATAACTTACTGCGCCTGCTATTTAATGTTGATTTCGCTCATCGTAACGGTTGGGCCAGGGCACTGCTGGACGGACAGGACTGGCGTGACGCCGGGTTACGTTACACATCTCAATTACACCTGTTGCCCTATGGACAACTGAGCGCTGAAGAGCGCGAAACGTCGCAGGCATGGCAAGAGCGCCTTGGGGGGATAATCGCTGGCCTCCAGCAAATTAAAGAGAGTGGTCGCTATTCATGGATTTTGCTCGATTTACCCGATGACGCCTCACCATTAACGCGGCAATTAGTGCATTTGTGCAACCATACACTGGCGATCGTTAACGTCGACACAAACTGTCATATTCGGCTGCATCAGCAGCAGCTGCCAACCGGTACGCATATTTTGATTAATGATTTCCGTGTTGGTAGCCAGATTCAGGACGATCTCTATCAAGTGTGGTTGCAGAGCCAGCGTCGCTTATTGCCGATGGTGATTCATCGTGATGAAGCGATGGCAGAGTGCATGGCGGCGAAACAACCCATTGGGGAATATCGTAGTGATTCACTGGCTGCAGAAGAGATCATGACCCTGGCAAACTGGTGTTTATTGCACTATTCCGGTTTGAAAACGGCTGGACAGCAAACGCCTGTCGGGAGCGTATCATGA